In Providencia alcalifaciens, the sequence TCGGCGTGAACCGCATCCACCAAGGTAATAATGCCATCCAATAAATAGCGCTCGCACAGCACTTCATGGGAGAAAAATGTTTGTGTAATCGGCCCCGGATCGGCCATGCCCGTACATTCAATCACTAAACGCTCAAAATCGAGTTTACCGCTGTCTAAGCCGTCCAATAAATCCAACAACGCATTCTCTAATTCATTAGAACGACTACAACAAATACAGCCATTACTTAAGGTAGTGATTTGCGTGGCACGGTCGCCAATCAATGCATTATCAATCGGCACTTCGCCAAATTCATTCTCGATAACGGCAATTTTATGACCATGACCCGCATTGAGGATATGGCTCAATAGCGTGGTTTTTCCTGCGCCCAGAAAGCCCGTTAAAATCGTTACATTGATTGGTTTCATTATTGCCCTCATCATGCCATTCATTTATAAGAAAGTGCGTTAACAGCAGCGAAATCCGCCTTTACCATTGCCGCCGTAGCGAGCATCTTGTCGTTCACGAAAGAACTCTTTATAGGTCATCACAGGTTTGTCGGGGTGATTATCTTTCATATGCTGCACATAGGTATCGTAATCGGGGATCCCCACCAGCATACGCGCCGCCTGCCCTAAATATTTACCGGTTTTACCCAAGTTTCCAAACATAACCATCTCCAAAGGCAAAATGCCCGACACTGCGTTTTCGTACAATGCCGGGCTTCCCTTATTGTTTCGAGTGAAACTTAACTCGATGCATTATTCTGCTCTTAGTGTGAAGATGACACTTTCACACCCTCTTTCGGAACAGGAACATAAGGGGTTTCTTTATCTGTACGATTTGGGTTTTTATGGGCTTTCATTCCCACACGAATACCGTAGAAGATAATACCGTAAACCACCACTAAGAACAGAATACTCAGACCCGCGTTAGTGTAGTTATTAATAATAATGTGATTCATATTAGTAATTTCTTGTGCCGTTAACTCAGCACCACCCGCGGCGATTTTATCTTTGTAAGATTTCGCTAAGTATAGGAAACCTTCTAATTGAGGATTATCGCTGAATAATTTCAGTCCCAGTGCCCATGTAGTACAGATTAATAACCATACCGCTGGTAACACAGTCACTAAGATGTATTTACTGCGTTTCATCTTAATTAATACAACTGTACTGAGGACTAACGCTACCGCTGCCAGCATCTGGTTGGAGATACCGAACAGTGGCCACAAGCTCTTAACGCCGCCCAGTGGGTCAACCACACCTTGATACAGTAAATAACCCCATAAGCCTACGCATCCTGCTGTACCAATGATCCCAGCAAACAGAGAATCGGTTTTCTTCAGGAATGGCACGAAGTTACCCAGTAAATCTTGCAGCATAAAGCGACCAGAACGGGTACCCGCATCCAGTGCAGTTA encodes:
- a CDS encoding YbdD/YjiX family protein encodes the protein MFGNLGKTGKYLGQAARMLVGIPDYDTYVQHMKDNHPDKPVMTYKEFFRERQDARYGGNGKGGFRCC